A genome region from Mycobacterium florentinum includes the following:
- the kstR2 gene encoding TetR family transcriptional regulator KstR2, producing MDRVPGQANSRRDELLELAASMFAERGLRATTVRDIADGAGILSGSLYHHFSSKEEMVDELLREFLDWLFARYREIVDSETDPLERLKGLFMASFEAIEHRHAQVVIYQDEAQRLLSQPRFAYIEDMNRQQRKMWVELLHQGVDEGCFRPDLDVDLVYRFIRDTTWVSVRWYRPGGPLTAEQVGQQYLAIVLGGITKEGV from the coding sequence ATGGACCGAGTGCCCGGTCAGGCCAACAGCCGACGAGACGAGCTGCTAGAGCTCGCCGCGTCGATGTTCGCGGAGCGGGGCCTGCGCGCCACCACGGTGCGCGACATCGCCGACGGCGCCGGCATTCTGTCCGGCAGCCTGTATCACCATTTCTCCTCCAAAGAGGAGATGGTCGATGAGTTGCTGCGCGAGTTCCTCGACTGGCTGTTCGCCCGCTACCGCGAGATCGTCGACAGCGAAACCGACCCGCTGGAGCGGCTCAAGGGGCTGTTCATGGCCTCGTTCGAGGCGATCGAGCACCGGCACGCGCAGGTCGTCATCTACCAGGACGAGGCGCAACGGCTGCTGTCGCAGCCGCGCTTCGCCTACATCGAGGACATGAACCGCCAACAACGCAAGATGTGGGTCGAGTTGCTGCATCAGGGCGTCGACGAGGGCTGCTTCCGGCCCGATCTGGACGTCGATCTCGTCTACCGATTTATCCGTGACACCACCTGGGTGTCGGTGCGCTGGTATCGACCCGGCGGACCGCTCACCGCAGAGCAGGTGGGCCAGCAATATCTCGCCATCGTGCTTGGCGGGATCACCAAAGAAGGAGTCTGA
- the fadA6 gene encoding steroid 3-ketoacyl-CoA thiolase FadA6 — protein sequence MAEAYVIDAVRTAVGKRNGALAGIHPVDLGAHAWRGLLDRVDVDPAAVEDVIAGCVDAIGGQAGNIARLSWLAAGYPEEVPGVTVDRQCGSSQQAVSFGAQAIMAGTADLIVAGGMQNMSWIPISSAMTVGEQFGFTSPTNESKQWLHRYGDQEISQFRGAELIAEKWNISREEMEQYSLTSHERAFAAIRGGHFDNEIITLETESGPFRVDEGPRESSLEKMAGLKTLVEGGRLTAAMASQISDGASAVLLASEQAVKDHKLTPRARIHHISARAADPVFMLTGPIPATRYALEKTGLSIGDIDTVEINEAFAPVVMAWLKEVKADPEKVNPNGGAIALGHPLGATGAKLFTTMLNELERIGGRYGLQTMCEGGGTANVTIIERL from the coding sequence ATGGCTGAGGCGTACGTCATCGATGCTGTGCGTACCGCGGTGGGCAAGCGCAATGGCGCACTGGCCGGGATCCATCCCGTCGACCTGGGCGCTCACGCGTGGCGCGGATTGCTCGACCGCGTGGATGTCGACCCCGCAGCCGTGGAAGATGTGATCGCCGGCTGCGTGGACGCGATCGGCGGGCAGGCGGGCAACATCGCCCGGCTTTCGTGGCTGGCGGCCGGCTACCCCGAAGAGGTCCCCGGTGTCACGGTGGACCGGCAGTGTGGTTCCAGCCAGCAGGCGGTTTCCTTTGGCGCGCAGGCGATCATGGCGGGCACGGCCGATCTGATCGTGGCCGGCGGCATGCAGAACATGAGCTGGATCCCGATCTCGTCGGCGATGACGGTCGGCGAGCAGTTCGGCTTCACCTCGCCGACCAACGAGTCCAAGCAATGGCTGCACCGCTACGGCGATCAAGAGATCTCCCAGTTCCGCGGCGCCGAGCTGATCGCCGAGAAGTGGAACATCTCGCGTGAAGAGATGGAGCAGTACTCGCTGACCAGCCACGAGCGTGCGTTCGCGGCGATTCGCGGCGGCCACTTCGACAACGAAATCATCACCCTGGAAACAGAATCCGGGCCGTTCCGGGTCGACGAGGGCCCACGCGAGTCGTCGCTGGAGAAGATGGCCGGCCTCAAGACCCTGGTCGAGGGCGGGCGGCTGACGGCCGCGATGGCCAGCCAGATCTCCGACGGTGCCAGTGCGGTGCTGCTGGCTTCCGAGCAGGCGGTCAAGGACCACAAGCTGACGCCCCGCGCCCGCATCCACCACATCAGCGCCCGCGCGGCCGACCCGGTGTTCATGCTTACCGGGCCCATTCCGGCGACCCGTTACGCGCTGGAGAAGACCGGGCTCTCGATCGGCGACATCGACACCGTCGAGATCAACGAGGCGTTCGCCCCGGTGGTGATGGCGTGGCTCAAGGAGGTCAAGGCCGACCCGGAGAAGGTCAACCCCAACGGCGGCGCGATCGCGCTCGGCCACCCACTGGGTGCCACCGGCGCAAAGCTGTTCACCACCATGCTCAACGAGCTCGAGCGCATCGGCGGCCGCTACGGGCTGCAGACGATGTGCGAGGGCGGCGGCACGGCCAACGTCACGATCATCGAGCGGCTCTAG
- the ipdC gene encoding (3aS,4S,5R,7aS)-5-hydroxy-7a-methyl-1-oxo-octahydro-1H-indene-4-carboxyl-CoA dehydrogenase yields MKLRTPLTELVGVEHPVVQTGMGWVAGARLVAATANAGGLGILASATMTLDELATAIGKVKAATDKPFGVNMRADAADAGDRVELMIREGVKVASFALAPKQELIARLKEAGAVVIPSIGAAKHARKVASWGADAMIVQGGEGGGHTGPVATTLLLPSVLDAVKGTGIPVIAAGGFFDGRGLAAALSYGAAGVAMGTRFLLTSDSTVPDAVKRRYLESALDGTVVTTRVDGMPHRVLRTGLVEKLENGTPIRGLTAAVRNAAKFKHMSGMTWKSMISDGLAMRHGKEMTIAQVVMAANTPMLLKAGLVDGNTEAGVLASGQVAGILEDLPSCAELIESVVRDAIEHLQAASGLIEG; encoded by the coding sequence ATGAAGCTGCGCACGCCGCTGACCGAGCTGGTCGGCGTCGAGCACCCGGTGGTGCAAACCGGGATGGGCTGGGTGGCCGGAGCGCGGCTGGTGGCGGCCACCGCCAACGCGGGCGGGCTCGGCATCTTGGCGTCGGCCACGATGACACTCGACGAGTTGGCCACGGCCATCGGCAAGGTCAAGGCCGCCACCGACAAGCCGTTCGGCGTGAACATGCGCGCGGACGCCGCGGATGCCGGCGATCGGGTCGAGCTGATGATCCGCGAAGGCGTGAAGGTGGCGTCGTTCGCGCTGGCGCCCAAGCAGGAGCTGATCGCCCGCCTCAAAGAGGCTGGGGCGGTGGTCATCCCGTCGATCGGCGCGGCCAAACACGCGCGCAAGGTCGCGAGCTGGGGCGCCGACGCGATGATCGTGCAGGGCGGCGAGGGCGGTGGGCACACCGGGCCCGTCGCCACCACGCTGCTGTTGCCGTCGGTGCTCGACGCCGTTAAGGGCACCGGCATTCCGGTGATCGCGGCGGGTGGCTTCTTCGACGGGCGCGGGCTGGCCGCGGCGTTGTCCTACGGCGCGGCCGGGGTCGCGATGGGCACCAGGTTTCTGCTGACGTCGGATTCCACCGTGCCCGACGCGGTGAAGCGCCGCTATCTGGAATCGGCGCTAGACGGCACCGTGGTCACCACACGCGTCGACGGTATGCCGCACCGAGTGCTGCGCACCGGGCTGGTCGAGAAGCTGGAAAATGGCACGCCGATAAGGGGTTTGACCGCTGCCGTGCGCAATGCCGCCAAGTTCAAGCACATGTCGGGAATGACGTGGAAGTCGATGATCTCCGACGGCCTGGCGATGCGGCACGGCAAGGAAATGACCATAGCCCAGGTGGTGATGGCGGCCAATACACCAATGCTGTTGAAAGCCGGGCTCGTTGATGGCAACACCGAGGCCGGAGTGCTGGCTTCTGGACAGGTTGCCGGCATTCTCGAGGACCTGCCGTCGTGCGCCGAGCTGATCGAGTCGGTCGTGCGGGACGCGATCGAGCACCTACAGGCCGCGTCCGGACTAATCGAGGGCTAG
- the ipdB gene encoding cholesterol ring-cleaving hydrolase subunit IpdB codes for MSTRAEVCAVACAELFRDAGEIMVSPMTNMASVGARLARLTFSPDILLTDGEAQLLADTPALGASGAVEGWMPFGRVFETLAWGRRHVVMGANQVDRFGNQNISAFGPLQQPKRQMFGVRGAPGNAINHATSYWVGNHSKRVFCEKVDIVCGIGWDNVDADNPAFRFANTYRVVSNLGVFDFGGPDRTMRAVSLHPGVSADEVRENTSFEIHGLDGAEETRLPTDDELSLIRETIDPKALRDREIRS; via the coding sequence GTGAGCACCCGAGCCGAAGTGTGCGCGGTCGCCTGCGCCGAACTGTTCCGGGACGCCGGCGAGATCATGGTCAGCCCGATGACGAATATGGCCTCGGTCGGCGCTCGGCTGGCCCGGCTGACCTTCTCCCCCGACATCCTGCTGACAGACGGCGAGGCACAGCTGCTGGCCGATACGCCGGCGCTGGGCGCCTCGGGCGCCGTCGAGGGATGGATGCCGTTCGGTCGTGTCTTCGAGACGCTGGCCTGGGGCCGACGCCACGTTGTGATGGGCGCCAATCAGGTTGACCGCTTTGGCAATCAGAACATCTCGGCGTTCGGACCGCTGCAGCAGCCCAAGCGGCAGATGTTCGGAGTCCGCGGCGCGCCCGGCAACGCCATCAACCATGCGACCAGTTACTGGGTCGGCAACCACTCCAAGCGGGTGTTCTGCGAGAAGGTCGACATCGTCTGCGGAATCGGCTGGGACAACGTGGATGCCGACAATCCGGCGTTTCGGTTCGCCAACACCTACCGCGTGGTGTCGAACCTCGGCGTGTTCGATTTCGGCGGGCCGGACCGCACCATGCGGGCCGTGTCGCTGCACCCGGGGGTTTCGGCCGACGAGGTGCGGGAGAACACGTCGTTTGAGATCCACGGGCTGGACGGCGCCGAGGAGACCCGGCTGCCGACCGACGACGAACTGAGTTTGATTCGCGAGACGATCGATCCGAAAGCATTGCGCGACCGAGAGATACGCTCATGA
- the ipdA gene encoding cholesterol ring-cleaving hydrolase subunit IpdA, with protein MSDKRTTLDEAVAGLRSGMTIGIGGWGSRRKPMAFVRAMLRTDIKDLTVVTYGGPDLGLLCSAGKVKRVYYGFVSLDSPPFYDPWFAKARSAGEIEAREMDEGMLRCGLQAAAQRLPFLPIRAGLGSSVLDFWEGELKTVTSPYDAPGGGHETLIAMPALRLDAAFAHLNLGDSQGNAAYTGIDPYFDDLFLMAAEKRYLSVERVVSTQELIKAVPPQALLVNRMMVDGVVEAPNGAHFTTAAPDYGRDEKFQRHYAEAASTEEGWQQFVATYLSGGEAEYQSAVRTFAEEAAK; from the coding sequence TTGAGCGACAAGAGAACCACGCTCGACGAGGCCGTCGCCGGGCTGCGCAGCGGCATGACCATCGGCATCGGCGGCTGGGGGTCACGGCGCAAGCCGATGGCGTTCGTGCGCGCCATGCTCCGCACCGACATCAAGGACCTGACCGTCGTCACCTACGGCGGACCCGACCTCGGGCTGCTCTGCTCGGCGGGCAAGGTCAAGCGCGTCTACTACGGGTTCGTCTCGCTGGACTCACCGCCCTTCTACGACCCGTGGTTCGCCAAGGCGCGCAGCGCCGGTGAGATCGAGGCCCGGGAGATGGACGAGGGCATGCTGCGATGCGGCCTGCAGGCGGCCGCACAACGCTTGCCGTTCCTGCCGATTCGCGCCGGGCTGGGCAGCTCGGTGCTGGACTTCTGGGAGGGCGAGCTCAAGACGGTGACCAGTCCGTATGACGCACCCGGCGGCGGGCACGAGACGCTGATCGCGATGCCGGCGCTGCGCCTGGACGCGGCGTTCGCGCACCTCAATCTCGGTGACAGTCAAGGCAATGCGGCCTACACCGGCATCGACCCCTACTTCGACGACCTGTTCTTGATGGCCGCCGAGAAGCGCTACCTGTCGGTGGAACGCGTGGTGTCCACCCAAGAGCTGATCAAGGCGGTGCCGCCCCAGGCACTGCTGGTGAACCGGATGATGGTCGACGGCGTCGTGGAAGCACCGAACGGCGCCCACTTCACCACCGCCGCACCCGATTACGGCCGCGACGAGAAATTCCAGCGACACTACGCCGAGGCCGCTTCGACCGAAGAGGGCTGGCAGCAGTTCGTCGCCACCTACCTTTCCGGCGGCGAGGCCGAATATCAATCAGCCGTGCGCACTTTCGCAGAGGAGGCAGCCAAGTGA
- the echA20 gene encoding (7aS)-7a-methyl-1,5-dioxo-2,3,5,6,7,7a-hexahydro-1H-indene-carboxyl-CoA hydrolase: MTITSTSTEPGIVAVTVDYPPVNAIPSQGWFELGDAITAAGANPETHAVILRAEGRGFNAGVDIKEMQRTEGFTALIDANRGCFHAFRAVYECAVPVIAAVNGFCVGGGIGLVGNADVIVASDDATFGLPEVERGALGAATHLSRLVPQHMMRRLFFTAATVDAATLHHFGSVHEVVPRDELDEAALRVARDIAAKDTRVIRAAKEALNLIDVQRVNSSYRMEQGFTFELNLAGVSDEHRDAFAGTTKGEKS, encoded by the coding sequence TTGACCATCACATCCACCAGCACAGAACCGGGCATAGTCGCGGTCACCGTTGACTACCCGCCCGTCAATGCCATCCCGTCGCAAGGCTGGTTCGAGCTCGGCGACGCGATCACCGCCGCCGGGGCCAACCCCGAGACCCACGCCGTGATCCTGCGCGCCGAAGGCCGCGGATTCAACGCGGGCGTCGACATCAAGGAGATGCAGCGCACCGAGGGCTTCACCGCCCTCATCGACGCCAACCGCGGGTGCTTCCACGCATTCCGGGCGGTCTACGAATGCGCGGTGCCGGTGATCGCGGCGGTGAACGGATTCTGCGTGGGCGGCGGCATCGGCCTGGTCGGCAACGCCGACGTGATCGTCGCCTCCGACGACGCCACCTTCGGGCTGCCCGAGGTGGAACGCGGCGCACTGGGCGCGGCCACGCACCTGTCGCGACTGGTCCCCCAGCACATGATGCGGCGGCTGTTCTTCACCGCGGCCACCGTGGACGCCGCGACCCTGCACCACTTCGGTTCGGTGCACGAGGTGGTCCCGCGCGACGAGCTCGACGAGGCCGCCCTGCGGGTCGCCCGCGATATCGCCGCCAAAGACACCCGTGTGATCCGCGCGGCCAAGGAGGCGCTGAACCTGATCGACGTGCAGCGAGTCAACTCGAGTTACCGCATGGAACAAGGCTTTACGTTCGAGCTCAACCTCGCCGGGGTGTCTGACGAGCACCGCGACGCGTTTGCCGGTACGACGAAGGGTGAGAAGTCTTGA
- a CDS encoding SDR family oxidoreductase, whose amino-acid sequence MTRAEAGPLSAGAINLGLAGRVVLVTGGVRGVGAGISAVFAEQGATVITCARRAVDGLPYEFHSCDIRDEEAVQALIDTIVERHGRLDVVVNNAGGSPYVLTAQSSPKFNRKIIELNLIGALLVSQFANEKMQAQPGGGSIVNICSLSGRRPSPGTGAYGAAKAGLESLTQTLAVEWGPKVRVNACVVGMVETEQADLFYGDAESIAAISKNVPLGRMAKPEDVGWAAAFLASDAASYISGASLEVHGGGEPPHYLATTNASAIK is encoded by the coding sequence GTGACTCGCGCCGAAGCAGGCCCCCTTTCTGCGGGAGCCATCAATTTGGGATTGGCCGGGCGGGTGGTTCTGGTGACGGGTGGCGTCCGCGGGGTGGGCGCCGGAATCAGTGCGGTATTCGCCGAGCAGGGCGCGACGGTGATCACCTGCGCGCGCCGTGCGGTCGACGGGCTGCCGTACGAATTTCACTCGTGCGACATCCGCGACGAGGAAGCGGTCCAGGCGTTGATCGACACGATCGTCGAGCGCCATGGTCGGCTCGACGTCGTCGTCAACAACGCCGGCGGGTCGCCCTACGTGCTGACCGCGCAGTCCAGCCCCAAGTTCAACCGCAAGATCATCGAGCTCAATCTCATTGGTGCGCTGCTCGTTTCGCAGTTCGCCAACGAGAAGATGCAGGCCCAGCCCGGCGGCGGGTCGATCGTCAACATCTGCAGCCTGAGCGGCCGGCGGCCCTCCCCGGGCACCGGCGCGTACGGGGCGGCGAAGGCTGGGCTGGAAAGTCTGACCCAGACGCTGGCGGTGGAATGGGGACCCAAGGTCCGGGTGAACGCGTGCGTGGTCGGCATGGTCGAGACCGAACAGGCCGACCTTTTCTACGGCGACGCCGAGTCGATCGCCGCGATCTCCAAGAATGTGCCACTGGGCCGGATGGCCAAGCCCGAAGATGTCGGTTGGGCCGCAGCATTTTTGGCGTCCGACGCGGCGTCCTACATCAGCGGTGCCTCGTTAGAGGTGCACGGCGGTGGCGAGCCGCCACATTATCTGGCCACAACGAACGCCAGCGCGATCAAGTAG
- a CDS encoding SDR family oxidoreductase, translated as MGVVDGRVVIVTGAGGGIGRAHALAFAAEGARVVVNDIGVGLDGSPAGGGSAAQGVVDEITAAGGEAVANGSNVADWDQAAALIQTAVDTFGGLDVLVNNAGIVRDRMIANTSEEEFDAVTAVHLKGHFATIRHAASYWRGLSKEGKTVDARIINTSSGAGLQGSVGQGNYSAAKAGIAGLTLVAAAEMGRYGVTVNAIAPSARTRMTETVFAEMMATQDQAFDAMAPENVSPLVVWLGSVESRDVTGKIFEVEGGKIRIAEGWAHGPQIDKGDRWDPAELGPVVADLLAKSRPPVPVYGA; from the coding sequence ATGGGCGTGGTCGACGGCCGTGTCGTCATCGTCACCGGAGCGGGCGGCGGGATCGGTCGCGCGCATGCACTGGCCTTCGCGGCCGAGGGCGCGCGCGTGGTCGTCAACGACATCGGTGTGGGTCTCGATGGCTCTCCGGCGGGCGGCGGCAGCGCCGCGCAGGGCGTGGTGGATGAAATCACCGCTGCCGGTGGGGAAGCCGTGGCCAACGGATCCAATGTCGCCGATTGGGATCAAGCCGCCGCGCTGATCCAGACCGCGGTCGATACGTTCGGCGGTCTGGACGTGTTGGTGAACAATGCCGGCATCGTGCGCGACCGGATGATCGCGAACACCAGCGAAGAGGAGTTCGACGCCGTCACCGCCGTGCACCTCAAGGGCCACTTCGCCACGATTCGGCACGCCGCGTCGTACTGGCGCGGGTTGTCCAAAGAGGGCAAAACCGTTGACGCACGGATCATTAACACCAGTTCGGGCGCCGGCCTGCAGGGCAGCGTCGGGCAGGGCAACTACAGCGCGGCCAAGGCGGGCATCGCGGGATTGACGCTGGTCGCCGCCGCCGAGATGGGCCGCTACGGCGTCACGGTCAACGCGATCGCGCCGTCCGCGCGCACCCGGATGACCGAGACCGTCTTCGCCGAGATGATGGCCACCCAGGACCAGGCGTTCGATGCGATGGCTCCGGAAAACGTGTCGCCACTTGTTGTTTGGCTGGGCAGCGTCGAATCCCGGGACGTCACCGGGAAGATCTTCGAAGTCGAGGGCGGCAAGATCCGCATCGCCGAGGGCTGGGCGCATGGGCCGCAGATCGACAAGGGCGACCGCTGGGATCCCGCCGAGCTGGGGCCCGTCGTCGCCGACCTGCTGGCCAAGTCGCGGCCGCCCGTCCCCGTCTACGGGGCGTAG
- a CDS encoding nitroreductase family deazaflavin-dependent oxidoreductase → MEKPKSLNSPVVGFFIKWMSKGNAWIYKRSNGKLGGVFQKSPVALLTTTGRKTGEPRVSPLLYLRDGDRVILVASQGGRDKHPMWYLNLKANPKVTVQIKDEVLALQARDATAEEKNKYWPKLVAMYPNFDDYQSWTDRVIPVVICDP, encoded by the coding sequence ATGGAAAAGCCAAAATCTCTCAATTCGCCGGTGGTCGGCTTCTTTATCAAGTGGATGTCGAAAGGCAACGCGTGGATCTACAAGCGCAGCAACGGAAAGCTCGGCGGCGTGTTCCAGAAGAGCCCGGTCGCGCTGCTGACGACGACGGGCCGCAAAACCGGTGAGCCGCGGGTGAGTCCGCTGCTCTACCTGCGCGACGGCGACCGCGTCATACTGGTCGCCTCCCAGGGCGGCCGCGACAAGCACCCGATGTGGTACCTGAACCTCAAGGCCAATCCCAAAGTGACCGTGCAGATCAAGGACGAGGTGCTGGCGCTGCAGGCGCGTGACGCAACCGCCGAGGAGAAAAACAAGTATTGGCCCAAGCTGGTGGCGATGTATCCGAACTTCGACGACTACCAATCCTGGACCGACCGGGTGATCCCGGTCGTCATCTGCGACCCTTAA